From one Streptococcus oralis genomic stretch:
- the serB gene encoding phosphoserine phosphatase SerB — MSQVMGLCVMDVDGTLIAEEVIDLLGKEAGCEEEISQITSQAMRGKLDFETSLRARVALLKGLPVSVFDTVFKSIHLSKNAQEFISILQKKGILVGLVSGGFTPIVERLAKSLGISYFSANQLEVKDGFLTGKSVGEIVTGQVKKATLERWRKELELPKERTIAIGDGANDLLMLKSAGRGIAFCAKEVVKTEIACHVDTRDFLEVLPLIDFLE; from the coding sequence ATGTCTCAAGTAATGGGGCTCTGTGTCATGGACGTTGACGGCACCCTGATAGCAGAAGAGGTGATTGACCTTTTAGGAAAAGAAGCAGGTTGTGAAGAAGAAATATCGCAGATTACAAGCCAGGCAATGCGAGGCAAACTGGACTTTGAAACAAGTTTACGAGCGAGGGTAGCTTTGTTAAAAGGCCTTCCGGTTTCGGTCTTTGATACTGTCTTCAAATCCATTCATCTGTCCAAGAATGCTCAAGAATTTATCTCCATACTTCAAAAGAAGGGCATTCTAGTCGGTCTAGTGTCTGGTGGCTTTACACCAATAGTTGAAAGATTAGCAAAATCCCTTGGTATTTCCTATTTCTCCGCCAACCAGTTGGAAGTCAAAGACGGTTTTTTAACAGGAAAATCAGTTGGTGAAATTGTGACAGGTCAAGTAAAAAAAGCTACTCTTGAGAGATGGAGAAAGGAATTAGAACTTCCCAAAGAAAGAACGATTGCCATCGGTGATGGTGCCAATGACCTCTTGATGTTAAAGTCAGCAGGACGTGGTATTGCATTTTGTGCCAAAGAGGTCGTAAAAACAGAGATAGCTTGTCATGTAGATACGAGGGATTTTTTGGAAGTTCTACCTTTGATTGATTTCTTAGAATGA
- a CDS encoding DUF1694 domain-containing protein — protein sequence MTDLSKQLLEKAHGGPKLNPDEQRRYLGTFEERVLGYADISTANSPELEHGFFSILEGFQEKVEALFVKISPNIEFDKQVFYLKQAKESNCQATIVSDDHITSPFGLVIHTNEPVQVEEKDLRLAFSSLWEEKKAEPPKKSIWKKWFG from the coding sequence ATGACAGATTTATCAAAACAACTACTAGAAAAAGCTCATGGTGGGCCGAAATTAAACCCTGACGAACAACGCCGCTATCTCGGCACTTTCGAGGAAAGAGTTCTTGGCTACGCGGATATCAGTACTGCCAATAGTCCTGAATTAGAACATGGATTTTTCTCTATTTTAGAGGGTTTTCAAGAAAAGGTAGAGGCACTTTTTGTGAAGATTTCACCAAATATCGAGTTTGACAAACAGGTCTTTTACTTAAAGCAAGCAAAGGAAAGCAACTGTCAGGCGACTATTGTTTCAGATGATCATATCACCTCTCCTTTCGGTCTTGTCATTCATACAAATGAACCTGTTCAAGTAGAAGAAAAGGACCTTAGACTTGCATTTTCAAGTCTTTGGGAGGAGAAAAAGGCTGAGCCACCTAAAAAATCCATCTGGAAAAAATGGTTTGGTTAA
- a CDS encoding NUDIX hydrolase, producing the protein MPQLATICYIDNGKELLMLHRNKKPNDVHEGKWIGVGGKLERGETPQECAAREILEETGLKAKPVLKGVITFPEFTPDLDWYTYVFKVTEFEGDLIDCNEGTLEWVPYDEVLSKPTWEGDHTFVEWLLEDKPFFSAKFVYDGDKLLDTQVDFYE; encoded by the coding sequence ATGCCTCAGTTAGCGACGATTTGCTACATTGATAACGGAAAAGAACTGCTCATGCTCCATCGCAATAAGAAGCCCAACGATGTCCATGAAGGCAAATGGATTGGTGTGGGTGGAAAGCTAGAGCGAGGTGAGACTCCACAGGAATGTGCAGCGCGTGAAATCCTCGAAGAAACAGGGCTCAAAGCCAAGCCAGTACTTAAAGGTGTTATCACTTTTCCTGAATTTACGCCAGATTTAGACTGGTACACCTATGTTTTTAAGGTGACAGAGTTCGAGGGTGACTTGATTGACTGCAATGAGGGGACCTTAGAATGGGTTCCCTATGATGAAGTCTTAAGCAAGCCAACTTGGGAGGGTGATCACACCTTTGTTGAGTGGCTTTTAGAAGATAAACCTTTCTTTTCAGCAAAGTTTGTTTATGATGGGGATAAATTGTTGGATACCCAAGTTGATTTCTATGAATAA
- a CDS encoding Imm70 family immunity protein, with protein MSVGLMVGYNWWTIGEGSLFNSFFSTIYVRLENNQWGSRYPVIMNKLYWGDVPFESVESGIAELVSIQEELKKFLPQDVIWDFEDLSLTPPWGNNIAEHITNLSHYFITSSGKDSFEVLLTSFRFALEHGQNVSVKSI; from the coding sequence ATGTCTGTAGGGTTAATGGTTGGTTATAATTGGTGGACTATAGGAGAAGGGAGTCTTTTTAATTCATTCTTTTCGACTATTTATGTTCGCTTAGAGAATAATCAGTGGGGAAGTAGATACCCAGTAATAATGAATAAGCTTTACTGGGGAGATGTTCCTTTTGAATCTGTTGAGAGTGGAATAGCTGAGTTGGTATCTATCCAAGAGGAGTTGAAAAAATTTCTCCCTCAGGATGTTATATGGGATTTTGAAGATTTGTCACTCACTCCTCCTTGGGGAAATAATATCGCAGAGCATATAACAAATTTATCGCATTATTTCATAACTAGTTCCGGAAAAGATTCATTCGAAGTTTTGCTGACTAGTTTTAGATTTGCACTTGAGCACGGTCAAAATGTGAGTGTAAAAAGTATTTGA
- a CDS encoding YkgJ family cysteine cluster protein, with the protein MSKEIDIEYYHQLALQKQKDHRKVLANLKKKPPKNLDKIAQQIHQEVFAEIDCTACANCCKTLGPDFKEADITRIAKYFKMKLPAFEAEFLQVDEDGDKVFKSMPCPFLGGDNLCCIYDVRPKACREFPHTDRKKIHQINHLTIKNTLTCPAAYLFVEKLKDKL; encoded by the coding sequence ATGTCTAAAGAGATTGATATTGAGTATTACCATCAGCTAGCCTTGCAAAAGCAGAAGGACCACCGCAAAGTGTTAGCTAATCTAAAGAAAAAACCTCCTAAAAACTTAGATAAGATTGCGCAGCAGATTCACCAAGAAGTCTTTGCTGAGATTGATTGCACTGCCTGTGCCAACTGTTGCAAGACTTTGGGGCCCGACTTTAAAGAAGCAGATATCACCCGTATCGCTAAGTACTTTAAGATGAAATTACCGGCTTTTGAAGCGGAATTCCTTCAGGTGGATGAAGATGGGGATAAAGTTTTCAAATCCATGCCTTGCCCCTTTCTAGGAGGAGACAATCTCTGCTGCATCTATGATGTTCGTCCCAAGGCCTGTCGTGAATTCCCCCATACAGATCGGAAAAAGATCCATCAAATTAATCATTTGACGATTAAGAATACCTTGACCTGCCCTGCAGCCTATCTCTTTGTTGAGAAATTAAAAGATAAGTTATAG
- a CDS encoding uracil-DNA glycosylase, with protein MQHSSWHALIKEQLPEGYFGKINQFMEQVYAQGTVYPPKEKVFQALLTTPLEEVKVVILGQDPYHGPGQAQGLSFSVPDSIPAPPSLQNILKELSDDIGVKKSHDLTSWAEQGVLLLNACLTVPAGQANGHAGQIWEPFTDAVIRVVNNLDRPVVFVLWGAYARKKKALVTNPHHLVIESAHPSPLSVYRGFWGSKPFSKANAFLKETGQVPIDWFR; from the coding sequence ATGCAACACTCATCATGGCATGCTTTGATTAAGGAGCAATTACCTGAAGGTTATTTTGGGAAAATCAATCAATTTATGGAACAGGTCTATGCTCAGGGAACTGTTTATCCACCTAAGGAAAAAGTTTTTCAGGCTCTCTTGACTACACCGCTTGAAGAAGTGAAGGTGGTGATTCTAGGGCAAGACCCCTATCACGGGCCAGGTCAAGCGCAGGGTTTGAGTTTTTCTGTACCTGACTCAATCCCAGCTCCGCCGTCCTTGCAAAACATTTTAAAAGAATTGTCAGATGATATCGGCGTTAAGAAATCTCATGATTTGACGTCTTGGGCTGAGCAGGGAGTCTTGCTTCTCAATGCTTGCTTGACGGTTCCTGCTGGGCAGGCCAATGGTCATGCTGGGCAGATATGGGAGCCATTTACAGATGCTGTGATTCGGGTTGTCAATAATCTAGACAGACCTGTAGTCTTTGTACTCTGGGGTGCTTATGCACGCAAGAAGAAGGCCTTGGTTACCAATCCTCACCACTTGGTTATCGAATCAGCCCATCCTAGTCCTTTATCGGTTTATAGAGGATTTTGGGGTTCCAAGCCTTTTTCCAAGGCCAATGCATTCTTAAAAGAGACAGGACAAGTGCCAATCGATTGGTTTAGATAA
- a CDS encoding ClbS/DfsB family four-helix bundle protein, whose translation MPRPRTKEELVLASKENYEKLNLLISLLSEEELQTPFDFSKDQKKKEAHWNRDKNLRDVLIHLYEWHQLLLTWVHSNQKGHERPFLPEPYNWKTYGEMNVAFWKKHQRTSLEEATKLLNQSHKEVLELMEGFINDELFTKGVYKWTGGTSLGSYFVSAISSHYDWALKKLKAHQKNCKSY comes from the coding sequence ATGCCTAGACCGAGAACGAAAGAGGAGCTAGTGTTAGCCTCTAAGGAAAACTATGAAAAACTTAATCTCTTAATTTCTCTGCTAAGTGAAGAGGAGCTACAGACTCCTTTTGATTTTTCAAAAGACCAAAAGAAAAAAGAAGCTCACTGGAATAGAGATAAAAATCTACGGGATGTCCTGATCCATCTCTATGAATGGCATCAGTTACTTTTAACCTGGGTACATTCCAATCAAAAGGGTCATGAAAGACCTTTTCTCCCTGAACCTTATAATTGGAAAACTTATGGGGAAATGAATGTCGCTTTTTGGAAGAAGCACCAGAGAACGTCCTTAGAAGAAGCGACCAAACTCCTCAATCAATCGCATAAAGAGGTTTTAGAGTTGATGGAAGGCTTCATCAATGACGAATTGTTCACAAAAGGTGTCTATAAGTGGACGGGAGGAACAAGTCTAGGTTCCTACTTTGTCAGTGCCATCTCCAGTCACTATGACTGGGCTCTGAAAAAACTCAAAGCTCATCAGAAGAATTGTAAGTCCTACTAG
- a CDS encoding dihydroorotase → MLLIKNGRVMDPKSGLDQVCDVLVQDGKIVKIAAEIKEEGAELIDATGLVVAPGLVDIHVHFREPGQTHKEDIHTGALAAAAGGFTTVVMMANTSPTISDVETLKEVLQSAAKEKINVKTVATITKNFNGQDLTDFKALLEAGAVGFSDDGIPLESSKVVKEAMVEAKKLNTFICLHEEDPGLNGILGFNENIAKEHFHICGATGVAEYAMIARDVMIAYATKAHVHIQHLSKEESVKVVEFAQGLGAQVTAEVAPQHFSKTEALLLTQGSNAKMNPPLRLESDRRAVIEGLKSGVITVIATDHAPHHADEKNVEDITKAPSGMTGLETSLSLGLTYLVEAGELSLMELLEKMTVNPAKLYNFEAGYLAENGPADITIFDAKADRLVDSHFASKAANSPFIGETLKGQVKYTICKGQIVYQN, encoded by the coding sequence ATGCTACTAATCAAAAATGGTCGTGTAATGGATCCCAAGTCTGGTTTGGATCAAGTGTGTGATGTTTTAGTGCAAGATGGGAAAATTGTCAAAATAGCTGCCGAAATCAAGGAAGAAGGAGCAGAGCTAATTGATGCTACGGGCCTTGTTGTTGCGCCTGGACTAGTCGATATCCATGTTCATTTCCGTGAACCTGGTCAAACTCATAAAGAAGACATTCATACTGGGGCCCTAGCAGCCGCTGCAGGTGGCTTTACAACCGTTGTCATGATGGCTAATACTAGTCCAACCATTTCGGACGTAGAGACTTTGAAAGAAGTTCTCCAGTCTGCTGCCAAGGAAAAGATTAACGTCAAGACAGTTGCGACTATTACCAAGAACTTTAATGGCCAAGACTTGACAGACTTTAAGGCTCTTTTAGAAGCTGGAGCCGTTGGTTTTTCAGATGATGGAATTCCGCTTGAAAGTAGTAAAGTGGTTAAGGAAGCAATGGTAGAAGCCAAAAAACTCAATACCTTTATCTGCCTTCATGAGGAAGATCCAGGTTTGAATGGAATTCTTGGCTTTAACGAAAACATCGCTAAAGAACATTTCCATATCTGTGGAGCGACAGGAGTGGCTGAGTACGCTATGATTGCGCGCGATGTTATGATTGCCTATGCAACCAAGGCCCATGTTCACATTCAGCATTTGTCTAAGGAAGAAAGTGTCAAGGTGGTGGAGTTTGCTCAAGGACTAGGTGCGCAGGTCACAGCAGAAGTAGCGCCACAGCATTTCTCTAAGACAGAAGCTCTTCTTTTAACTCAAGGAAGCAATGCCAAAATGAATCCTCCACTTCGTTTGGAGTCAGACCGTCGTGCCGTTATCGAAGGTCTCAAGTCAGGTGTTATCACAGTTATCGCAACGGACCACGCGCCTCACCATGCAGATGAGAAAAATGTTGAAGATATCACCAAAGCACCATCTGGTATGACAGGTTTGGAAACCTCTCTTTCTCTTGGTTTGACTTATTTGGTGGAAGCTGGTGAGTTGAGCTTGATGGAATTGCTAGAAAAAATGACTGTCAATCCAGCCAAGCTTTACAACTTTGAAGCAGGTTACTTGGCTGAGAATGGTCCAGCGGATATCACTATCTTTGACGCTAAGGCTGACCGCCTTGTGGACTCCCATTTTGCGTCAAAAGCAGCTAATTCCCCATTTATCGGTGAAACTTTAAAAGGGCAGGTTAAATATACCATCTGCAAGGGACAAATTGTCTACCAAAACTAG
- the glgA gene encoding glycogen synthase GlgA, translating into MKILFVAAEGAPFSKTGGLGDVIGALPKSLVKAGHEVAVFLPYYDMVEAKFGDQIEDVLHFEVSVGWRRQYCGIKKTVLNGVTFYFIDNQYYFFRGHVYGDFDDGERFAFFQLAALEAMERISFIPDLLHVHDYHTAMIPFLLKEKYHWIQAYQGIRTVLTIHNLEFQGQFSEGMLWDLFGVGFERYADGTLRWNDCLNWMKAGILYADRVSTVSPSYAHEIMTSQFGCGLDQILRMESGKVSGIVNGIDADLYNPQTDPLLDYHFDKEDLSGKAQNKAKLQERVGLPVRPDVPLVGIVSRLTRQKGFDVVVESLHRFLQEDVQIVLLGTGDPAFEHSFSWFAQVYPDKLSANITFDVKLAQEIYAACDLFLMPSRFEPCGLSQMMAMRYGTLPLVHEVGGLRDTVQSFNPIEGTGTGFSFDNLTPYWLNWSFQTALDVYKYQPEVWRNLQKQAMECDFSWDTACKSYLDLYHSLVN; encoded by the coding sequence ATGAAAATTTTATTTGTAGCGGCAGAAGGAGCACCCTTTTCAAAAACAGGTGGTTTGGGCGATGTCATTGGCGCACTTCCCAAATCACTTGTAAAAGCGGGGCACGAAGTTGCAGTTTTCTTGCCTTATTATGATATGGTAGAAGCTAAGTTCGGTGACCAGATCGAGGATGTTCTCCACTTTGAAGTTAGTGTAGGATGGCGTAGACAGTACTGTGGTATTAAGAAAACGGTCTTGAATGGGGTTACTTTCTACTTCATTGATAATCAGTATTATTTCTTCCGTGGTCATGTGTACGGTGATTTTGACGACGGTGAACGCTTTGCCTTTTTCCAACTGGCCGCTCTTGAAGCCATGGAACGCATCAGCTTTATCCCTGACCTTCTCCATGTTCATGACTATCACACAGCCATGATTCCCTTCTTGTTAAAAGAAAAGTACCATTGGATTCAAGCATATCAAGGAATCAGAACCGTTTTAACCATTCATAATTTGGAATTTCAAGGTCAATTTTCTGAAGGAATGTTGTGGGATTTATTCGGTGTTGGCTTTGAACGCTATGCTGATGGAACCCTTCGCTGGAATGATTGTCTTAACTGGATGAAAGCAGGTATTCTCTACGCGGATCGTGTCTCAACCGTTTCTCCTAGCTATGCGCATGAGATTATGACCAGTCAGTTTGGTTGCGGTTTGGACCAGATTCTTCGCATGGAGTCAGGTAAGGTTTCAGGTATAGTTAATGGTATTGACGCAGATCTTTATAATCCTCAAACAGACCCACTTTTAGACTATCATTTTGATAAAGAAGATTTGTCTGGAAAAGCTCAAAACAAAGCAAAACTGCAAGAGAGAGTTGGGTTGCCTGTGAGACCAGATGTTCCTCTAGTTGGGATTGTCTCTCGTTTGACACGCCAAAAAGGCTTTGATGTTGTTGTTGAAAGCTTGCATCGTTTCTTGCAAGAGGACGTTCAAATCGTTCTTTTAGGAACAGGTGATCCTGCTTTTGAACATTCCTTCTCATGGTTTGCGCAAGTCTATCCTGACAAGCTATCAGCCAATATCACTTTTGACGTCAAACTTGCTCAAGAAATCTACGCAGCTTGTGATCTCTTCCTCATGCCAAGTCGTTTTGAACCATGTGGCTTGTCTCAAATGATGGCGATGCGCTATGGAACTCTACCATTGGTTCATGAAGTGGGTGGCTTGCGTGACACTGTTCAATCCTTCAATCCAATCGAAGGAACTGGAACTGGATTTAGCTTTGACAATTTAACACCATACTGGCTTAACTGGAGTTTCCAAACAGCCTTGGATGTTTATAAGTACCAGCCGGAAGTTTGGAGAAATCTACAAAAACAAGCTATGGAATGTGATTTCTCATGGGATACAGCCTGCAAATCTTACCTTGACTTGTACCATAGTTTAGTCAACTAA
- a CDS encoding YjjG family noncanonical pyrimidine nucleotidase, with the protein MPYKFLLFDLDHTLLDFDAAEDVALTQLLKEEGVVDIQAYKDYYVPMNKAFWKDLEQKKISKQELVNTRFSRLFAHFGQEKDGRLLAQRYQFYLAQQGQTLSGAHELLDSLIERDYELYAATNGITAIQTGRLAQSGLAPYFNQVFISEQLQTQKPDALFYEKIGQEIAGFDKEMTLMIGDSLTADIQGGNNAGIGTIWYNPHHLENKTQAQPTYEVHSYQELLDYLDAM; encoded by the coding sequence ATGCCCTACAAATTTCTACTCTTCGACCTTGATCACACCTTGCTTGATTTTGATGCTGCTGAGGATGTGGCTTTGACGCAACTTCTAAAGGAAGAAGGAGTTGTGGATATTCAGGCTTATAAAGACTACTACGTTCCTATGAACAAGGCTTTCTGGAAGGACTTGGAACAAAAGAAAATCAGTAAACAAGAGCTGGTTAACACGCGCTTTTCTCGTTTATTTGCCCATTTTGGACAGGAAAAAGACGGTAGGTTACTTGCCCAGCGTTACCAATTTTATCTCGCTCAGCAGGGACAAACTCTTTCGGGTGCTCATGAACTCTTGGACAGCCTTATCGAAAGAGATTATGAGCTATACGCTGCGACAAATGGCATTACTGCCATTCAGACAGGGCGCTTGGCTCAATCAGGTCTGGCTCCCTATTTCAATCAAGTTTTCATCTCCGAGCAATTACAAACTCAAAAACCTGATGCACTATTCTATGAAAAAATCGGTCAAGAGATTGCTGGATTTGATAAAGAAATGACACTAATGATTGGAGATTCTCTAACCGCCGACATTCAAGGTGGTAATAATGCTGGTATTGGTACTATCTGGTACAATCCCCATCATCTGGAAAATAAGACGCAAGCCCAGCCGACTTATGAAGTTCATTCTTACCAAGAATTGCTGGATTATTTGGATGCTATGTAG
- a CDS encoding glycerate kinase yields the protein MKIVIAPDSFKESLTAEEVAQAIKRGFQKSIADVECLLCPVGDGGEGTVDALRHSLDLEEKWFQVTGPFGLKEAMRYFYKDQIALFEVANLVGLGKIPQEKRNPLHIQTRGIGELIRHLIDQGMKEIYIGVGGTASNDGGIGIAAALGYHFYDKNGKELPACGQTLLEFESVSDSELYRIPEDVKIRILADVVSPLCGHQGATYTFGKQKGLDPALFETVDLAIQEFYEKFSPSTLSLNGAGAGGGIAAGLCSFAEATIVSGIDTCLDLIDFDKKVAGADLVIVGEGRLDSQSFVGKAPMGVAKRTPNGVPVIAICGSLSEDLPSLPFENIQAVFSILEKSEPLEDSLKNTSLYLEHTATNIGRLLNMRNH from the coding sequence ATGAAAATTGTAATTGCACCCGATTCTTTTAAAGAAAGTTTGACGGCAGAAGAGGTCGCTCAAGCTATAAAAAGAGGATTCCAAAAATCGATAGCAGATGTAGAATGTCTGCTTTGCCCTGTTGGCGATGGTGGGGAAGGAACTGTAGATGCGCTTCGACATTCGCTTGACCTCGAAGAAAAATGGTTCCAAGTGACAGGACCTTTTGGGCTAAAAGAAGCCATGCGCTACTTTTATAAAGATCAAATAGCGCTCTTTGAAGTTGCTAACTTGGTTGGTCTTGGAAAGATTCCGCAGGAGAAACGAAACCCTCTCCACATCCAAACTCGCGGTATCGGAGAATTGATCCGCCATCTTATTGATCAAGGTATGAAAGAAATCTACATCGGTGTAGGTGGTACGGCTAGTAATGATGGTGGAATTGGCATTGCAGCTGCTTTGGGTTATCACTTTTATGATAAGAATGGAAAAGAATTGCCAGCTTGCGGTCAGACTTTGCTTGAGTTTGAGTCAGTTTCAGACAGCGAGTTGTATAGGATTCCTGAAGATGTGAAAATCCGCATTTTAGCAGATGTCGTGAGCCCTTTATGTGGTCATCAAGGAGCGACCTATACATTTGGAAAACAAAAGGGCTTGGATCCTGCTTTGTTTGAGACAGTAGATCTGGCTATACAGGAGTTCTATGAAAAATTTTCACCATCAACCCTGTCTCTCAATGGAGCAGGAGCCGGCGGTGGGATTGCGGCTGGGCTCTGTTCCTTTGCTGAGGCCACTATCGTATCTGGAATTGACACTTGTTTAGATTTGATTGATTTTGATAAGAAAGTTGCAGGGGCAGACTTGGTTATCGTTGGAGAAGGCAGACTGGACAGTCAAAGCTTTGTTGGAAAAGCTCCTATGGGAGTAGCAAAAAGAACCCCTAACGGAGTTCCTGTTATTGCTATTTGTGGTAGTCTTTCTGAGGATTTACCTTCCCTACCATTCGAAAATATACAAGCTGTCTTTTCTATTTTAGAGAAAAGTGAACCTTTGGAAGATAGTTTGAAAAATACAAGTCTCTATTTGGAGCACACAGCTACTAATATTGGCCGTTTATTAAACATGAGAAATCATTAA
- the eno gene encoding surface-displayed alpha-enolase, with product MSIITDVYAREVLDSRGNPTLEVEVYTESGAFGRGMVPSGASTGEHEAVELRDGDKSRYGGLGTQKAVDNVNNIIAEAIIGYDVRDQQAIDRAMIALDGTPNKGKLGANAILGVSIAVARAAADYLEIPLYSYLGGFNTKVLPTPMMNIINGGSHSDAPIAFQEFMIVPAGAPSFKEALRWGAEIFHALKKILKSRGLETAVGDEGGFAPRFEGTEDGVETILAAIEAAGYVPGKDVFIGFDCASSEFYDKERKVYDYTKFEGEGAAVRTAAEQIDYLEELVNKYPIITIEDGMDENDWDGWKALTERLGGKVQLVGDDFFVTNTSYLEKGIAEGAANSILIKVNQIGTLTETFDAIEMAKEAGYTAVVSHRSGETEDSTIADIAVATNAGQIKTGSLSRTDRIAKYNQLLRIEDQLGEVAEYRGLKSFYNLKK from the coding sequence ATGTCAATTATTACTGATGTTTACGCTCGCGAAGTCCTAGACTCACGCGGTAACCCAACACTTGAAGTAGAAGTTTATACTGAATCAGGTGCTTTCGGACGTGGTATGGTTCCATCAGGAGCTTCTACTGGTGAACACGAAGCAGTTGAACTTCGCGACGGTGACAAATCTCGTTACGGTGGTCTTGGTACACAAAAAGCTGTTGACAACGTAAACAACATCATTGCTGAAGCAATCATCGGCTACGATGTACGTGACCAACAAGCTATCGACCGTGCTATGATCGCACTTGACGGTACTCCTAACAAAGGTAAATTGGGTGCAAACGCAATTCTTGGTGTGTCTATCGCTGTAGCTCGTGCTGCTGCTGACTACCTTGAAATCCCACTTTACAGCTACCTTGGTGGATTCAACACTAAAGTTCTTCCAACTCCAATGATGAACATCATCAACGGTGGTTCTCACTCTGACGCTCCAATCGCTTTCCAAGAATTCATGATCGTACCTGCTGGTGCACCATCATTCAAAGAAGCTCTTCGTTGGGGTGCTGAAATCTTCCACGCTCTTAAGAAAATCCTTAAATCTCGTGGTCTTGAAACAGCCGTAGGTGACGAAGGTGGATTCGCTCCTCGTTTCGAAGGAACTGAAGACGGTGTTGAAACTATCCTTGCTGCGATCGAAGCTGCTGGATATGTTCCTGGTAAAGACGTATTTATCGGATTTGACTGTGCTTCATCAGAATTCTACGATAAAGAACGTAAAGTTTACGACTACACTAAATTCGAAGGTGAAGGCGCTGCTGTACGTACTGCTGCAGAACAAATCGACTACCTTGAAGAATTGGTAAACAAATACCCAATCATCACTATCGAAGATGGTATGGACGAAAACGACTGGGACGGTTGGAAAGCTCTTACTGAACGTCTTGGTGGTAAAGTTCAATTGGTTGGTGACGACTTCTTCGTAACAAACACTTCTTACCTTGAAAAAGGTATTGCAGAAGGTGCTGCTAACTCAATCCTTATTAAAGTTAACCAAATCGGTACACTTACTGAAACATTCGATGCTATCGAAATGGCGAAAGAAGCTGGTTACACTGCAGTTGTATCACACCGTTCAGGTGAAACTGAAGATTCAACAATTGCTGACATCGCAGTTGCAACAAACGCAGGACAAATCAAGACTGGTTCACTTTCACGTACAGACCGTATCGCTAAATACAACCAATTGCTTCGCATCGAAGACCAACTTGGTGAAGTAGCTGAATACCGTGGATTGAAATCATTCTACAACCTTAAAAAATAA